TATATGTTTTCCTAATTCGGGAACCACGTTTACTAAAGCTTTTAAATCATACGGTTCACGATTGCGATTGCGTACGTGCAACGTAGATTTTAAAGGCGTTTTTTTAGATCTAGACATACATAATTAGTTAAAGTGGCTTAGGTGCGAAGATACTCATACTTGTGGCTTTTAAGTGACTAATAAAAAAGGACGTTGCAATTATTCGATTTTTACTGAATATTCAATAGATAATTCTAACTTCTAGTAGAATCGTTTATATTTAAATAGTTAAAAATCAAATATATGCAAGCGGTTACTATTGACGAAGTTATTATTCAACTTGATCAAATTATTTTAAGTGAAAAAGAAAACAATAGCTGTCTGGTCTTTTTTCCGATTTTGTATAATGCGGTTACTAAACGCATTAAAAGAGGTATTGTGAATAACGAATTTGATGACAATGCCCGAATGGAAAAACTAGATGTCATTTTTGCGAACCGGTATATCAATGCTTATCATGCATTTAAAGAAAAACAACCACTCACGCAAAGTTGGGACTTTGCTTTTAAAACTTCCGAAGCCATGGTGATGCAGCACTTGCTGCTGGGTATTAATGCGCATATTAACCTTGATCTGGGCATTGCCGCTGCCCTAACTACCGGCGATAATCAACTGGGGGATTTTGAAACCGATTTTAATAAAATAAATGCCATTCTGGCCAGTATGATTGCTGATGTAAAAGAGCGCATCGGTAAAGTTTCTCCATTATTTAAGCTGCTCGGCCTGGTGGGGAAGGGCAAAGAGGACAAGCTGGTTTCTTTTAGCATTAACATTGCCCGCGATGGTGCCTGGCTGTTTGCTAATGAATATGCTGCTGCTGTAAATAAAGAAGTAGCAATTAAAAAACGTGATGAGGTAATCGCTGCTTTAGCTTATAAAATTGTAAATCCAAAAAGTAAGTTAGTACAGGTTATTGCAGAGGTAGTTCGCATTTTTGAAGTTAAGGATGTACAGAAAGTCGCTTCTATTTTAGAAGAAGGGATTTAACGGTTAACTTTTATCTTAAAATTGATTTACTCAAGAAGTTTAGTGAGTTCTTGAGCATTTGTAAATGAAAGAACAAGTATCGCGGTAAGAACTAAAATTTTTTTCATCATTTCTGAAAAGTTTTTGTAGCTGACTTTGAGTTAAAAAAAGTACTAAA
The sequence above is a segment of the Leeuwenhoekiella sp. MAR_2009_132 genome. Coding sequences within it:
- a CDS encoding DUF5995 family protein, which codes for MQAVTIDEVIIQLDQIILSEKENNSCLVFFPILYNAVTKRIKRGIVNNEFDDNARMEKLDVIFANRYINAYHAFKEKQPLTQSWDFAFKTSEAMVMQHLLLGINAHINLDLGIAAALTTGDNQLGDFETDFNKINAILASMIADVKERIGKVSPLFKLLGLVGKGKEDKLVSFSINIARDGAWLFANEYAAAVNKEVAIKKRDEVIAALAYKIVNPKSKLVQVIAEVVRIFEVKDVQKVASILEEGI